GCTAATTAGTTTTGTAGCGATACTAAGCAGCGTACGCCTCAGCTGGATGTCAATGATGGCTACCCTCAGGGCAACATCACCTACCCGTATAATCCATATGTTGTGCCGTGGCGCTGTCCTGTACAGGTGACACCTTGAGGCATTTGATGATATCATTAGCTCCTATCTAGCTCTACTCCAAAATTTTATTAGCCACTACGCCTTATGGCTGTTGCCAAGAGCTGGCTGTACTGCCACCTGCCATTCACTGGTGTGCCTTAACTAAATGTTATCCACACCAGTAGATGACTAGTCACTGAATAAACAATTCCTGGTGAAATAGTCACTAAACAAACTGTGTGAGGATATAACATGCCCGAAAGAAGAAAATTGGTCTTAAACTATATTACAATGTCTTGTCGATCATCAATCTATACAAACAATAAACACTTAGTTATCTTTAATGTACTGACTaggtaaaaaaattgtattaaatAAGTCAAATAAAATGTGCGCAACCACATCACCCAAGAGTTGTTATATCAGCAGTATTTGTTGACCTATTGTAATGGGCGAGCTCGATAAGGTTATGGTCAGGGTCTCTGATATATACTGATGTAATCTTGCCCCGCGCACCCGTCCTTTCAACAGGTCCTAACTCTTTATTTATGTTCACCTCCTGTAAATAAAACTAAAGTGAATGAGTGAAGTCGCAAATCAGATGAATCTATGTTGAAGCTGGTCATGTGACACCTGAGCTTGTCTTTAATCATACTTCATCTCGCAAGGACATTTTGAAAACACGGGAAATACATACAGCAAATACTGATAACTATATGCAGTCGACCCTCATTAAAATAAATCCCATTAGTTTGGATACCAGATGAGCTGGGCACCAAACTTTACAAGAGTTGGTGCTGATATGTATGAAATCGACGTTAGGAGCTGATTAAAATACACAGAAGATGCCCCTGGCTATCAGGTGATGACGGAAATAAAATAGCTGGGAATTGGTGGCAACAGACAAGATTCTAGCGACGGAGGTAAAGATGAACTATTGCCTCGAAAACCCAAGCTTTCTCCTACGAATATCACtcagtaatattattatttgtcaTTGAATAATGAGATCCAACTATATTATCAACATTTTAGAGATGCATGTATTATCTGTAGACAACAGCTAGAAgaacaacaaaaaaatttgtttttaagcCTGCTTATCCCAACATTGTGGAAATTGATGAAAAAATCGATCAGCCATGACTTCAGTCTCGGTAGCCTTTTACGAATGGCTATCAGCTTCTGATTCCAAATAAATTACCACATTTACCATCGCCTAATATCCGTCACCTCGAGCTCATTGGTCATCCACACATTGTAAATATACATTTACTTCTTTTGTAttcaaactgtatatttttTGAAGGCTGAATATTTTAAAGTATATACGATATAATATCATGCACAACATATAGTGCAATGTATATAGACCTTATTAATGTGATTTTCCTTGTATATATTGACTTACATGTATAGATAAGCACATCAGTTATACTGAACAATCGGCTATACCTGACCCCCTCCTACCACTATTAGTTCGCTTGATGAGGGTCGACTGTGCACCAAGGACATCATTTCCATGTGTTGACCAAGGAATTAAAATGACCAAAGATAAAAAAATggtaagttttataaaatatcatGAATTTGATGTGCAGTGCACCCTCGGGATTATGATGACCctattacatgtatactatttttTGCACTACGATGTAAAACGACAATTTTTCGCCCTTTCCATACGAAACATTTTTGCCcgacgatatcaacaaaaattttgctCGAAACTCAAATTTGCCAGTCAGTGTACTGAATACGCCcggaataacaaatatgttGACATTCTATTCGCCGAAATTCCTCATACGACGcgtgaaagagatacgatgcgcGATATCTCTCAGTTCGGCATTATTcattagttattgtgaaaatgaaACTGGGAatagataggtgataaaattttagtggtgtaaaagttgaagttcagtaaaatagttaaaaacacTAAAACATAGCTTTAAGAAtgtgtaagctaaattcatttaagttaaattcaacgtttacgttatatgtctgcctcgaaggtaagaactaaGAACTTCCTACGTACTGtgcatagtacattgtaacgttacattttattgcagatcataaccactaaacacaCTAAGGTTACTGtgagtaactatagttaccaatgTTAGCATATGCTAACATATGCTAAGTTAGCTTtgctattaatttttaatatgtacagtatgtacatgtCTATATAACATTGATGAGCTTTACCAGGAGATGTGTGCATTAATTATTTACTATGGGCTTTTATTTCTCTCTATACAAAATTtccgccttacgatgccaacactggaatgaattaaaatcctatggcgagggtccactgtacagTATATTTCACAAAAAGGTTTCATGTGAAGATGGTACAAAACATGCATTTTGTTAAATCTGACATCTGTAAAAAATACACTTAAAATTCTTTGGGGTCTTTCCCATTTTGATTAAATTGTTGGTAAGTTTTTCAGCAGGAACTGTGACTGACTTGAGTTCATTACAACTTGTGTAAATGAATCTCACTTATATACAGTATTGTATTCTAGTCTGGTTAATTATTTTGGATTTTGAAATAAATGGGAAGTCTTGCTCTGATAAACTGTTGGTCTTAAgaaaattgaatttttataCTAAATATACATATCTCTCGAGCAAAGGATATACTCAAATACTAAATGCAGTGTTAAGTTAATGCTACATCTCTGATAGGACAATCTGGGAGGTTGGTTTTGATCTATTTTCGGATAAGATAGCGTGTTATATGTTTACAATGTATTTAAAAGCCTTTCCGAGATaacatgtttttttcaaaatccaTACTGTTTCATACGATTCACTTTAATACCAAAACTAGAGTTGAAGCATTCTACATAAGTAGAAGGTTGAACACAGACTTACTTGCAGAtgattgagagttgtcttcacATTACAACTGCAAACTAAACAGATGTCCAGACTTCCTGGTTTCGGTTGCTTGGCATGAGGTTCCACCTCTTTGCCAAGCTGGTGTATGTTAATTTTTGATGTTCCAAAGTGCAGTGCCTTCCGGTCATTCTATGCAACAGAGTAAGATTGAATGTAACTCTAGTCGATAGGGAGGCGCTACTTAATTTACCAATCTAACAACGCAAGAGGTAACGGTCATTGTTTTCTTACCCCAAATGTAGTGAGAGTCATTCCAAGTTTCTCATAGTACTCAGATATGACAGTGATGCTGTTTGTGGTAAGCACGATATGGTCTACCGAGTTAAGCCCAAACTTTGCGTCAGTCAGCCTCGCCGCTACTGTCACCCCGTCTCCAGCAGGGCCAACCTGGCCAGATGCTGATGTTGTCTCCAAGATGGTTGAATGGATAGCACGCGGCGCCTATAGATGCAAAAAATAAAACCCTGCATTCTATGGGCAGAGAAATGtctaatttcaaccgaacagGGTTGTAGAAACTATTGCAACAATTTAAACTAGATATGGACTGAGAAAACCAACCACATTATTCTGTCTCTGTCCATAATCAGCGCACATGTCATGGAGCACAGGAAGCAACTCCTTTACATCATCACGACATGTCACTTGCTCTTCTAACCTTTCCAAAGTATTCTGTAGCCGACTATCACGCTCGAGATTGGAGTTGCCTACTTCCTGTATGAATTGTTGCATTTGATCGACAGTGTGCTGCATAGCTGTCAGCtaaaatgaaaaaactgttTCTGGAGGTATGCTAAACCAGCTTCAACCAGTGAGTTATTATATAGCAAGATTTGAGACTTGTTATGCAGTCCAGTCTTGAACCTGATGAAGTGTTCACTTAGTGTAAATGTAAGCGATTCGGCGTACAATAGAGTATGACACTAAGAAGGGAATCTGATATCACCCACTATTTACGCATGCAAGACTGCTCAATGTCTGGCAGCCATAAATAATTTCAGTGCAAACCTTGTGATCACTTCTTTATACAAATCTTTAGATTAGCCACCTTTCTCAACATATAAAGTCAAAAACTGCTCAAGGTATTAGAATTATgtaagtaaaaattaaaacaaacaaaaaatgtaaaattagtGCAAAATGTAGAAATCAGGTTAAATTGCGGTCTATGTAGGAGCAAATTACATGCATAATTCTATGAGTAACTCTACCACCAAACTTGCACATCACCGAGCCTACATTTCTTTGCATCTGTCTCCAAAGGCAGTTTAAGAATTAACACCTTGTTTCTCTGGCTAATCCTTCATTAATTCAGCTTTTACATATAATCCAGATTTTACATTTAGTCTTCTACATGCTTGAATAAAACACAATGCCATATGTAGTTAGTTGAACTGTTTATCATCGTTTTATGGGTTCTGGAATAAAATGAAGGAAAAGCAATTCTTTCTTGAATATGTGTCCATACATACATCAGTCCGAGCCAAGTTAATAGACTTCAAATGTCGAGGGTTAACTGCACTACATTTATGAAGATAATTTTACATTAGCCAAAAATGTTCTCACATCAATTTGCAGCATTCAACACAATTTAAGTGATTTGAACATGAAGTTATTTTTAATGCAAAATTTTTAACTCACAATAAATTATAagacaaatgtttaaaatcatAACCTATAAAGAACATAATAAAACCATAACACTGTAAAACCTGCTGACCCCTAGTTGTCCCATTCGTAGAAATGACTTTAATAAAACTGCTAGTGGAATGGCTGATAGAAGTAAACATAGAATTGTCAGATGGATAAGTCTAATCTATTATTGAGAATGTCATGAAACCAggtataataataaatagagAGAAATCCTAGGAGTTGTGTGGTAAGAAGAGCTGCCAACTGCTGAACTTATAGCACAGGCTACACCGGTATTTACGATTATATGGTAGCAGTatagcattaaaataaaatgaatctTTTTTTAATGATGGAGTCcacattaaatattttgttgtctaTGCACTATAATTTCAATTATCTAGTTCAAGCGCAGAGGAAGTTGAAGATGAaatctaataaaataaatgacaatttttgtaaatttgaatatacatgtacatagtttaTGCAGTGCTTATATCATATGCACTGCATCCAGTGTATGTAGTGCATGCAGTGTTTGACTGTTACAGCGCATGCTGTGCACATAATGCCTACAAAATATGCACTGAATGTAATGAgtgcagtatacagtatatgtatgtatgtatatatgtatatatctaccTATGTAGTACAAGAAGTGCATGTAATGCATAAAATGAATATATTGTTATGCAGTGTATGTAGTGAATGCAGAGCAAGCACTGTATGtaatgtatacagtatatgtagtgCAGGAGGTATACTTAATGCAAACAATATATGTTAAGCATGTAGTGCAAAAAAGCGTCAGGAAGTAATTAGAGTGTTGGCAGTGTATATAGTGCATTAGTATGTGTAGTGCATGTAGAGTATATAGCGCAGGTAGTATATgtagtggatgtagtatgtaAAACGCATTTAGTGTATGTAGTGCCAGGCAGTAGATGTAGTGAATGTAGTGTATGCAGCGCATGTAATGCATGTAGTGTGAATAGCGCATGTAATGTATATAAGAcaagtagtgtacatagtgtGTGTAGTGTATATAGCGCATGtagtatgtacagtacatgtagagtatatattttatgtcatGCATGTAAATCATATAGTGTATCTAGTGTGTGTAGTGCATATAGTGGATGTAGTGCATGTAAGATGGATGCTTTCTATTCTCTAAATATTGGTAAAACTACCTAAATGTTGATAGCAAGACGCTTTATGAACAGGATTTTCATGTAGAGTTAGCTAATTACTTATTGTACTAAATTGAATTGTTAGATAAAACCCTAAAGCACAGCATGAACATCAGACCCTGGTGTAGTAAATAGCTATAGGTCTATTGGGTTGCTAATTGTAAGAGTAGATAATCACTAATTCATCTCTTGCAACAATTGCAAGTCAAGCTATCCAAAACCTTATGAACCTTATGGTCACTTAAACAGTTACTTTCCCAAACTGGAGACAAAGTTGAGACAAGTACGCCTTGTAACTGGTTACTTTAGATTGCTTACCTGGTGCTGTGCTGTAACGGCAGGCTCCACAGTAAAAAACCAAGTCCAAACCCTCATGCCAGAAACAAGAACCATGCACCACCACAGAAACACAAGCCCGAATACGGACACAAAAGGCTTCAAATAAAATGGCAGAGGTTCAAGGACTTCATTGATGAATTCTGCCAAGGGACCTCCCATTATCCTAAGAGGCTCCCAAAAAAACTCGACGAATGTGACAGCAATGGCCTACAATGATACAAAGGAATGATGCTGCTTTGTGATAAGAACAATAAAGACCTTCGTCTTGAAAGAAAATCTTTGTATGATTTCTGAAAGAAATGTCTTTAGGAAATCATGCAATTTACCACAAGATTACCTGGTTAAGCTGACATAAACGTGTAACTTGATACTGCACGAATGTACAGACCCAACAGTTTTTTTGCATATACACAATATAACTGACacaaaaaaatagttttaaaataagtgagtaacaataaataatagttAAAATTTAAAAGGTAAACAATTTAATAATAGAAAGAAAACAAGAGCATACAAAGATACATACAACTGAACACTCTGAGTAAGTGAACAAGAGCATACAAAGATACATACAACTGAACACTCTGAGTAAGTAAACAAGAGCATACAAAGATACATACAACTGAACACACTGAGTAAGTAAACAAGAGCACACAAAGATACATACAACTAAACACTCTGAATAAGTAAACAAGAGCACACAAAGATACATACAACTGAACACACTGAGTAAGTAAACAAGAGCATACAAAGATACATACAACTGAACACTCTGAATAAGTAAACAAGAGCACACAAAGATACATACAACTGAACACTCTGAATAAGTAAACAAGAGCATACAAAGATACATACAACTGAACACTCTGAGTAAGTAAACAAGAGCATACAAGGATACATACAACTGAACACTCTGAGTAAGTAAACAAGAGCACACAAAGATACATACAACTGAACACTCTGAATAAGTAAACAAGAGCACACAAAGATACATACAGCTGAACACTCTGAGTAAGTAAACAAGACCATACaaagatacatacatgtacaactgaACACTCTGAGTAAGTGAACAAGAGCACACAAAGATACATACAACTGAACACACTGAGTAAGTAAACAAGACCATACaaagatacatacatgtacaactgaACACTCTGAGTAAGTGAACAAGAGCACACAAAGATACATACAACTGAACACACTGAGTAAGTAAACAAGACCATACAAAGATACATACAGCTGAAAACTCTGAGTAAGTAAAGAAGAGCATACAAAGATACATACAACTGAACACTCTGAATAAGTAAACAAGAGCATACAAAGATACATACAACTGAACACTTTGAATAAGTAAACAAGAGCATACAAAGATACATACAACTGAACACCGAATAAGTAAACAAGACCACATAAAGACAATAGTTGCACTAATAACTGGTTTCCTATTTATGTTTATTAATACTCTAGAATTTGTTGACGGTATCATAAGGAGATGAACTCTAGTCGAAAAGTAGACAGAATTTGTTAGCAGCGTTACGAAAACAAGGAGCAGTTTTTGCTAGATCTATCAAGTGCAAAGAGGACAAGCAACAAATCGGGGTAGTAGAATAAGAACAAAACTAGTATAAATAAAGACTTAACCTTGAAAATGTAAAGTTTAGTACAGACAGAGACAACCAACAGTTGCAATTCAACATTCATGAGCATATTAAAGGAAGATATTAAAGCAAGAGCATATTAAAAGAAGTCTAATTCATGAACATAACTAAAGAATTCTTACCGTCGTAGGCTTGACTTCCCACAAAGGATCAATCATCTGGTCTTGATAGTACTTTTGACATGTGTCAGTTGTACTAAACCACAGAACCAAGTTCGCAATACTGAGTCTTTGGGGATCACAATCCGGAGGAGTAGTAATGCGCTGATCAGCTCTCTGAAGTCTCTCTGCCAACTTTTGCTGCAGAACCACACAGATGATCATATCATTCATTCTTAAACAAAGAGGTGTCAACACCTAGATATTCAACACTTGTAAATGACCACTTCTATCTACAAGAATGCAATCATATCGATACAAGTTCCCACTCACCTTGTACAAATGAACCCAAGTCCATGGAACACTGACGAGAAAAGAAGTGATCAAAAGGAAAATTAAGAATGGTCTCCACCCTAACCATCTCCACAAGCCCATGGTGACGCGGATGAGATGCACAGTGAAAAAAATGATCAGCAGAATCTAAAAGTAAATACAGCACAAATGATCCGGTTTATGACTACAACGAATAAGGAAATCACATATGGTTTTGAAAAATGTGCACTGCTAACCTGGAGAGAAGAAGTTATTGTGCTCTCATACCCAGCCAGCCATGAAAGAGCGTTTTCAGTGAAAGGTTGCGTAGCTTGAATATAGTTGACACTATCGACAAATATTTCAGTAGCCTCATCAATGCTTATCAACTCTGATTTGGCAAATTCTCTCAGAATTCCCAGAGAATGGCTCTGTATGCTTAATGATGCCAGATACTCTCCATCGGCTGCCTCCTACATAGATTAAACAACTGACACACATCCTTATGATTAAGTGAGTCAACTGATACAAAACCTTATGAATAAGTGAGTTAACTGATAC
The genomic region above belongs to Watersipora subatra chromosome 1, tzWatSuba1.1, whole genome shotgun sequence and contains:
- the LOC137410567 gene encoding chloride channel CLIC-like protein 1 is translated as MVSVWKVIVKALLCYQLGFCMADEFKKSQPRAAKYKSEFKDPLDPFDKISVAGKEKEDGTKLSKLPDTSKDVPTSDDVHGKHKESPTDGLTIMPNIKDATEEILSEDLDKNHNAIRSCAADNVFTRRMILSLLNHIKQEAADGEYLASLSIQSHSLGILREFAKSELISIDEATEIFVDSVNYIQATQPFTENALSWLAGYESTITSSLQILLIIFFTVHLIRVTMGLWRWLGWRPFLIFLLITSFLVSVPWTWVHLYKQKLAERLQRADQRITTPPDCDPQRLSIANLVLWFSTTDTCQKYYQDQMIDPLWEVKPTTAIAVTFVEFFWEPLRIMGGPLAEFINEVLEPLPFYLKPFVSVFGLVFLWWCMVLVSGMRVWTWFFTVEPAVTAQHQLTAMQHTVDQMQQFIQEVGNSNLERDSRLQNTLERLEEQVTCRDDVKELLPVLHDMCADYGQRQNNVAPRAIHSTILETTSASGQVGPAGDGVTVAARLTDAKFGLNSVDHIVLTTNSITVISEYYEKLGMTLTTFGNDRKALHFGTSKINIHQLGKEVEPHAKQPKPGSLDICLVCSCNVKTTLNHLQEVNINKELGPVERTGARGKITSVYIRDPDHNLIELAHYNRSTNTADITTLG